A genomic stretch from Terriglobus sp. RCC_193 includes:
- a CDS encoding ABC transporter ATP-binding protein, translating into MGSAANSSVSCDPNDVIVTNDLWKTYIMGEQEVHALRGVNLRIQRNEYTAIMGPSGSGKSTLMNLIGCLDSPSKGSYCLNGHDVSRLTDDELARIRNKEIGFVFQTFNLLARASALHNVELPLIYNGTPAAERIERAKFVLESVGLGSRMDHKPNEMSGGQRQRVAIARALVNSPSIILADEPTGNLDSKTSIEIMNLFEELHRQGNTIVLVTHEPEIADHANRVVTIRDGVIASDKLSQKLMSVTADL; encoded by the coding sequence ATGGGTTCAGCAGCAAATTCCAGCGTATCGTGCGATCCCAACGATGTGATCGTCACCAACGACCTTTGGAAGACTTACATCATGGGAGAGCAGGAGGTGCACGCACTTCGCGGCGTCAACCTGCGAATCCAGCGCAACGAATATACCGCCATCATGGGTCCGTCCGGCTCAGGCAAGAGCACTCTGATGAATCTCATCGGTTGCCTTGATTCGCCAAGCAAAGGCTCCTATTGCCTGAACGGCCACGATGTCTCGCGTCTTACGGACGACGAACTGGCCCGCATTCGTAACAAGGAGATCGGCTTCGTCTTTCAGACGTTCAACCTGTTGGCACGCGCATCCGCTCTGCATAATGTGGAACTGCCGCTGATCTATAACGGCACACCCGCTGCCGAGCGCATCGAACGCGCGAAGTTTGTTCTGGAATCTGTCGGCCTTGGTTCCCGCATGGACCATAAGCCCAATGAAATGTCGGGCGGTCAACGTCAACGTGTGGCGATTGCACGCGCTCTGGTCAACAGTCCCTCCATCATTCTTGCCGACGAACCGACCGGCAACCTGGATTCAAAGACCTCCATTGAGATCATGAATCTCTTTGAAGAATTGCATCGCCAGGGCAACACCATCGTGCTGGTTACGCATGAACCGGAGATCGCTGATCACGCGAACCGCGTCGTCACCATTCGAGACGGCGTCATTGCAAGTGACAAGCTATCCC